One window from the genome of Paenibacillus azoreducens encodes:
- a CDS encoding ABC transporter ATP-binding protein codes for MENIVELQHVSKLYAGKTAVDDVSFNIPRGTVTAVLGPNGAGKTTVISMMLGLREPSQGSVKIFGQSPKDAQVKRRIGAMLQEVSVIDGLKVHEVMSMIRTYYPNPLKLSEMAELAGFTPEEMNQRASKMSGGQKRRLGFALALAGDPDLLFFDEPTVGLDSTARRAFWQQARALAGRGKTILFSTHYLEEAETTADRILLFNKGKIAADGTPDEIVSKLTSRSVSFIADLKGDASYGAGEINHRMRAIPGVHDCKEQDGRWIVTADNTDSVLAAIFRHNIPARDIRTEQGRLDDAFELMIAGNEEKEAVS; via the coding sequence ATGGAAAATATTGTTGAACTCCAACATGTTTCTAAATTATATGCTGGCAAGACCGCCGTGGATGACGTCTCCTTTAACATCCCCCGCGGTACGGTTACCGCAGTTCTTGGACCTAACGGAGCAGGAAAAACGACGGTAATCTCCATGATGCTCGGACTACGCGAGCCTAGCCAAGGCAGCGTTAAGATCTTTGGCCAATCCCCCAAGGATGCCCAGGTGAAAAGACGCATTGGCGCAATGCTGCAGGAGGTTAGCGTTATTGATGGACTCAAAGTGCATGAGGTTATGTCCATGATCCGAACCTACTATCCGAACCCACTGAAGTTGTCGGAAATGGCGGAGTTGGCCGGATTTACACCGGAGGAGATGAACCAGCGCGCGAGCAAGATGTCAGGAGGTCAAAAGCGTAGACTGGGATTTGCCCTTGCGCTTGCGGGAGATCCCGATCTTCTCTTCTTCGACGAGCCGACGGTTGGACTTGATTCCACGGCACGACGGGCGTTCTGGCAGCAAGCCAGAGCTCTGGCAGGCCGGGGCAAAACGATTCTGTTCTCCACGCATTACCTGGAAGAAGCCGAAACGACTGCGGACCGCATTCTTCTCTTCAACAAAGGGAAGATCGCCGCGGACGGTACCCCAGACGAAATTGTATCCAAACTGACCAGCCGCTCGGTCTCTTTTATCGCGGATTTAAAAGGAGATGCCTCTTATGGTGCTGGCGAAATCAATCATCGTATGCGCGCCATTCCCGGCGTGCATGACTGCAAAGAACAGGATGGAAGATGGATCGTTACCGCCGATAACACCGACAGTGTGCTTGCGGCTATTTTCCGGCACAACATCCCTGCCCGGGATATCCGTACTGAACAGGGACGGCTGGATGACGCTTTCGAGCTGATGATTGCCGGCAACGAAGAGAAGGAGGCAGTTTCATAA
- a CDS encoding ABC transporter permease, whose amino-acid sequence MKMMFMQCKVEMLRIIRNPYFVFWSLMMPILFYFIFTKLVNTGIDNAEAWQAHYLMSMATFSVMGSAIMTVGIRMVQEQSLGWSVYMRITPLPGSIYFISKMFGQTVMHAFSIIVIFIAGFLINGVHMSAGQWIGSGLWILVASIPFLALGTLFGSMKRVDTASGVSNVTYMLMAVLGGMWMPIDNFPSFLQTIGKWLPSYNYGSGVWAIAAGQTPELKSILILAGYLLLFMVLSIYIRKKQEAV is encoded by the coding sequence ATGAAAATGATGTTCATGCAGTGCAAAGTTGAAATGCTGCGGATTATCCGCAATCCCTATTTCGTATTTTGGTCCCTGATGATGCCGATTTTGTTCTATTTTATTTTCACCAAACTCGTGAATACCGGGATAGATAACGCGGAAGCTTGGCAGGCGCATTATTTGATGTCGATGGCCACCTTCAGCGTCATGGGATCGGCGATTATGACCGTCGGCATCCGAATGGTGCAGGAGCAAAGTCTCGGATGGTCTGTGTACATGCGGATTACGCCGCTGCCCGGAAGCATCTATTTTATCTCGAAAATGTTCGGGCAAACGGTCATGCATGCTTTTTCGATCATCGTCATTTTTATTGCAGGTTTCTTGATCAATGGCGTTCATATGTCGGCAGGACAGTGGATCGGCAGCGGCCTGTGGATCCTGGTTGCCTCCATCCCTTTTCTCGCCTTGGGCACGCTCTTTGGAAGCATGAAACGCGTGGATACGGCAAGCGGCGTAAGCAATGTCACTTATATGCTGATGGCCGTTCTGGGCGGTATGTGGATGCCGATCGACAACTTCCCCTCCTTCTTGCAAACGATAGGCAAATGGCTTCCTTCCTATAATTATGGCAGTGGCGTGTGGGCGATTGCCGCAGGGCAGACGCCAGAGCTGAAGTCAATTTTGATCTTGGCCGGATATTTGCTCCTGTTTATGGTACTATCCATATATATTCGAAAAAAACAGGAAGCGGTGTAG
- a CDS encoding ROK family glucokinase — MSEQIYVGVDLGGTAIKVGICNQAGQLIQTYEGPTETEKGVDVVVDNIEKYVRHIVEQSPYSWDQLAGVGAGVAGFTNVREGIIILAPNVGFRDVPIRAILEEKIGKPIKIDNDANVAALGEAWSGAGRGIENCVCYTLGTGVGGGIIINGKIYQGFSGLAGELGHISVVPDLEAIQCGCGEMGCLETVSSATGIIRMAKDAVERGDRTSLALETNIAAKEVFDAAKAGDEVALRIVKRAAFYLGKSMAAVAATLNPEVFIIGGGVSKAGDILFNEVRDVFAKLTPEPLQKGVSILPAQLGNDAGIVGAAGLLLRS; from the coding sequence ATGTCTGAGCAAATCTACGTTGGTGTCGATTTAGGCGGTACAGCAATTAAAGTCGGCATCTGCAATCAAGCAGGGCAGCTAATTCAAACGTATGAAGGACCTACAGAAACGGAAAAAGGCGTGGATGTTGTCGTTGATAATATCGAGAAATATGTACGTCATATTGTCGAACAGTCCCCATACAGCTGGGACCAGCTAGCCGGTGTTGGCGCAGGGGTTGCCGGGTTTACCAATGTCCGTGAAGGCATCATCATTTTAGCACCGAACGTAGGTTTCCGGGATGTGCCGATTCGCGCCATTCTGGAAGAAAAAATCGGCAAGCCTATTAAAATAGACAACGACGCCAATGTGGCCGCGCTTGGGGAAGCCTGGAGCGGCGCAGGACGGGGAATCGAAAACTGCGTATGTTATACGCTCGGAACGGGCGTAGGCGGCGGCATTATCATCAATGGAAAAATCTATCAAGGTTTCTCGGGTCTCGCTGGCGAGCTGGGCCATATTTCCGTCGTTCCTGATTTGGAAGCCATCCAATGCGGCTGCGGCGAAATGGGATGCCTTGAAACCGTATCTTCGGCGACGGGCATTATCCGTATGGCCAAAGACGCTGTTGAGCGCGGCGACCGCACTTCTCTGGCGCTGGAAACGAATATCGCAGCCAAGGAAGTGTTCGACGCGGCCAAGGCCGGAGACGAAGTGGCTTTACGGATCGTGAAGCGCGCCGCTTTCTATCTGGGGAAATCCATGGCGGCGGTGGCAGCTACGCTGAACCCTGAAGTGTTTATTATCGGCGGCGGCGTGTCCAAGGCAGGGGATATTCTGTTTAATGAGGTACGCGACGTATTCGCCAAATTGACGCCGGAGCCGCTGCAGAAAGGCGTTTCCATTCTGCCTGCACAGCTTGGCAACGATGCGGGCATCGTCGGCGCGGCAGGACTTCTGCTTCGTTCCTAG